Proteins from a genomic interval of Trifolium pratense cultivar HEN17-A07 linkage group LG6, ARS_RC_1.1, whole genome shotgun sequence:
- the LOC123888757 gene encoding eukaryotic translation initiation factor 5-like, with amino-acid sequence MALQNIGAGNSDDAFYRYKMPRMITKIEGRGNGIKTNIVNMVDIAKALARPAAYTTKYFGCELGAQSKFDEKTGTSHVNGAHDTAKLAGLLENFIKKYVQCYGCGNPETEIIITKNQMIQMKCAACGFVSDVDMRDKLTTFIIKNPPETKKGSKDKKAMRRAEKERLKAGEAADEELKKLKKEVVKKKVTSKEATTKSSSSRNKENGSDEDHSSPTRSPTDEKDDAEDEDDVEWQTDTSLEAARQRIQEQLSAVTADMVMLSTTEPEPEKEKAATKVSDNPGNGNSMNYKTLVGELKADLKNGASAKELVTHWASLPVSPQEKMSALYEALFGDIEKGFAKEAIKKKNYLAAAVAEEEGMPLLLLRAIEEFSLKSTSSALKEVALVLKALYDADALEEEHILQWYQEGLKSDNKNSQIWKNVKPFIEWLQSAESESEEE; translated from the coding sequence ATGGCCTTACAGAACATTGGTGCTGGCAACAGTGATGATGCCTTCTACAGGTATAAGATGCCTAGAATGATTACCAAAATTGAGGGCAGAGGCAATGGCATCAAAACGAATATTGTCAATATGGTTGATATTGCAAAAGCTTTAGCAAGGCCGGCTGCTTACACAACAAAGTATTTTGGTTGTGAACTTGGAGCACAGTCAAAATTTGATGAGAAAACTGGGACTTCTCATGTCAACGGAGCACACGACACTGCAAAACTTGCTGGTCTTCTTGAGAACTTCATTAAGAAATATGTCCAGTGTTATGGTTGTGGAAATCCTGAAACTGAGATCATAATTACCAAGAATCAAATGATCCAGATGAAATGTGCTGCTTGTGGTTTTGTGTCTGACGTGGATATGAGAGACAAGCTTACTACTTTCATCATTAAGAACCCACCAGAAACAAAGAAAGGTTCCAAAGACAAGAAGGCCATGAGGAGAGCTGAGAAGGAGAGACTGAAGGCAGGCGAAGCAGCTGATGAGGAGCTGAAAAAACTGAAGAAAGAGGTCGTCAAGAAGAAAGTAACTTCTAAGGAAGCCACCACAAAATCAAGCTCTTCAAGGAATAAAGAAAATGGCTCTGATGAAGATCATTCTTCTCCTACTCGAAGTCCAACTGATGAGAAGGACGAtgctgaagatgaagatgatgttgaATGGCAAACAGACACATCACTGGAGGCTGCTCGTCAACGAATCCAAGAACAGTTAAGTGCTGTGACGGCTGATATGGTCATGCTGTCCACAACTGAACCTGAACCAGAGAAGGAGAAAGCAGCCACTAAGGTAAGTGATAATCCTGGTAATGGTAACTCCATGAACTACAAGACTCTGGTTGGTGAACTCAAAGCTGATTTGAAGAACGGTGCTTCGGCCAAAGAATTGGTGACCCATTGGGCATCACTTCCTGTCTCTCCACAAGAAAAGATGAGTGCTCTGTACGAAGCCCTATTTGGGGACATTGAGAAAGGGTTTGCAAAAGAAGCAATCAAGAAGAAGAACTACCTTGCTGCTGCAGTTGCTGAGGAAGAGGGTATGCCGCTGCTGTTGCTGCGTGCAATTGAGGAATTTTCTTTGAAGTCCACTTCCTCTGCACTTAAGGAGGTTGCTCTGGTTCTGAAGGCACTCTACGATGCTGATGCGTTGGAGGAAGAACACATATTGCAGTGGTATCAAGAAGGGCTGAAAAGTGATAACAAGAACTCTCAGATTTGGAAGAACGTTAAACCCTTCATTGAGTGGCTTCAGAGTGCAGAATCAGAGTCCGAGGAAGAGTAA